A stretch of DNA from Shewanella sediminis HAW-EB3:
CTGAGGTAAAAACAGTACGAAGAAGAGTAGGGCCTTAGGATTGAGCAGATTACTGAATACGGCGCGGCGATAGAGAGTTTTAGCCAGGTTATTTTCTTGTGCTACCTCCGGTGCATCGACCGGGCCGGCTCGCATGCAATCCCAACCCATCTTTAACAGATAGGCTCCGCCTAACAGGCGCAGCAGTTGCAGAGCCATAGGGTTCATGGCAATCAATGCCGAGACTCCCATCGCTGCCAACAGGGTCAAGACTAATCCGGATGTCGCATTCCCTAAGCTGGCGAAAACGCCAACCTTACGTCCGTAACTTAAGCTGGAGCTGGCAATAAGTAACATATCCGGCCCGGGGATCAGTAAGAGGGCTACGACAGTGGTTAAATAGAGGGGAAGTATAGCGAGATCGATCATCATTAATGCACAGGTTTAGATAGAAGGGCGGGGATTCTACAGTGATAAACAGAATTTAAAAGTGATGCCGGTTTTAAATCCTGCATAGGGTGTCATGGTCTGTTTACAGCTCTATCTACTATATGCTCTATTCTGTCCGGTTTTGGGGGGAGGTGCAGATGTAACTAGTGATCGTTTTATTGACACTCTCCCATTCTGGCCTCATTTTTCATCGGCTCTCTTAGATTGTTTTTTAAGCATCTAATAACTTTTTGTTTTATGAAAACCTGACTCAGGCTAGCACCGGGTTATTGCAACTAAGCCTCTATGAGTCGCGTATTTCTGTTAGTCCCCTTGGCTTGAGTGTGCCATCAATAAGCTGAATGACAGAAGCTGTAGTGATTAATACCATCTGTCGCTATAACTCACTCATGCTTGTAATTCATTGTCAGTGTTCGATATTTAAACTCATTCGACTGCTGATGAGAGTCAATGAACCGAGTAGGGAGACCAAGCCAAAACTAAACGTTCATATATAAACTATATGAGCAATTACGTCGTGGTAGCGTTAATAATAGTGTTTAACATTGTGTATGAAAAACGTTCAAAAAAATGACGTCGGGTTGCTTTTTTGACTGTCTCTTATGACAGTCAAAATGGGAAAAAAACCAATAAAATCGACACCATATTGACAGTATTATTCATTGCTAATGTGATATATATTTTATCTATCAGATTAAAAAGTAGTGAGAGTTTCTTA
This window harbors:
- a CDS encoding LysE family translocator — protein: MMIDLAILPLYLTTVVALLLIPGPDMLLIASSSLSYGRKVGVFASLGNATSGLVLTLLAAMGVSALIAMNPMALQLLRLLGGAYLLKMGWDCMRAGPVDAPEVAQENNLAKTLYRRAVFSNLLNPKALLFFVLFLPQFVSSQLTASSGEQMLALGLLLNVMGLLFNLLLVAMVGSLGKPLLKNEKFRANQNKFMGVIFFALAIWLLASQVQTMS